A region of Shewanella psychromarinicola DNA encodes the following proteins:
- a CDS encoding MurR/RpiR family transcriptional regulator: MNTLEKVQKSLTQFSKSERKVAEVILASPQTAIHSSIATLAKMADVSEPTVNRFCRRLDTKGFPDFKLHLAQSLANGTPYVSRHVEEDDSPDSYTTKIFESSMASLDTARQSLDTAAINKAVDILTQAKTISFFGLGASASVAHDAQNKFFRFNVPVICFDDVLMQRMSCINCNEGDVVVLISHTGRTKSLIEIARIARENGAAVIGITARNSPLSLECTLPVTMEVPEDTDMYLPMASRLAQLVTIDVLATGFTLRRGPRFRENLKRVKEVLKESRVNKDLTI, encoded by the coding sequence ATGAATACCCTTGAAAAGGTTCAAAAAAGCCTTACCCAATTTAGTAAATCGGAACGTAAAGTTGCCGAAGTCATATTAGCCTCACCGCAAACAGCTATACATTCAAGTATCGCCACCTTAGCCAAGATGGCTGATGTAAGTGAGCCAACCGTCAATCGCTTTTGTCGTCGACTCGACACTAAGGGGTTCCCTGATTTTAAGTTACATTTGGCTCAAAGTCTTGCTAACGGTACACCTTATGTAAGCCGTCACGTTGAAGAAGATGATTCACCAGATTCATATACCACAAAAATCTTCGAATCATCAATGGCATCGCTTGATACTGCACGCCAAAGTTTAGACACAGCTGCGATAAATAAAGCCGTTGATATTCTAACTCAAGCTAAGACTATTTCATTTTTTGGTCTTGGTGCCTCTGCCTCTGTAGCCCATGATGCGCAAAACAAGTTCTTTCGCTTTAATGTACCAGTGATATGTTTCGATGATGTGTTAATGCAGCGCATGAGCTGTATTAACTGCAATGAAGGCGACGTAGTGGTATTAATTTCGCACACTGGCCGGACAAAATCACTGATTGAAATAGCCCGTATCGCTCGTGAAAATGGCGCCGCAGTCATTGGTATTACAGCCCGTAATTCGCCACTTTCTCTTGAATGTACATTACCTGTAACAATGGAAGTGCCCGAAGATACTGATATGTATTTACCAATGGCATCGCGCTTAGCGCAACTGGTTACCATAGACGTATTGGCAACAGGGTTTACCTTACGCCGAGGCCCTCGTTTTCGTGAAAATTTAAAACGCGTTAAAGAAGTATTAAAAGAATCTCGAGTGAACAAGGATTTGACTATTTAA